The following proteins are encoded in a genomic region of Cryptomeria japonica chromosome 11, Sugi_1.0, whole genome shotgun sequence:
- the LOC131032440 gene encoding uncharacterized protein LOC131032440 yields MVDGEGMPVGFIYEAMDRAKEAISHYYRGNTRKCEIFWRIIDRRWTNQLHQPIHAFAYFLNPKFYFSDSFRADEEVMAGVITCIDKMAPDPELRDKVLDELEIYKSAEGRLFSSQLAIDRRGKQQLDLWWENYGADTPNLQKIAIRVLS; encoded by the exons atggtggatggagagggcatgccagtgggtttcatttatgaggccatggatagggccaaagaggccatttcacattactatcgtggaaatacaagaaaatgtgaaatcttttggcgcatcattgatcgtaggtggacaaaccaactccaccaaccgatacatgccttcgcctactttttgaacccgaaattctacttctctgattcatttagggctgatgaggaggtcatggcaggtgttattacatgcattgataagatggcacctgatcctgagttgagagacaaggttcttgatgagttggag atctacaaaagtgcagaggggagactcttctcatcacaactagcaattgataggagaggaaaacaacaactag atttatggtgggagaattatggtgccgacacgcctaatcttcaaaagatagctatccgtgttttgtcttag